Proteins encoded together in one Bradyrhizobium sp. CB82 window:
- a CDS encoding NADPH-dependent F420 reductase gives MVEHVPIDLRRRALLSAAGVLTIEGVLLATTASGQTSSAPKMKIGVIGAGHIGGTIGGLWARAGHAVFFSSRHPEQLQDLVARLGPLAQSGTVDQAIAFGDVVLIAVPYGAVPQIGRDYSKLLAGKIVLDANNAVASRDGAIAEEVEHNGIGVTSQKYLPGARLVRAFNTLSYMIFEREANRTAPRLAVPIAGDDQEAVGVAARLVRDAGFDPVEVGKLADASRFQRGAPGYGQNVSAAELRHKLSLTP, from the coding sequence ATGGTCGAGCATGTCCCCATTGATCTCCGTCGTCGCGCACTGTTGAGCGCTGCGGGAGTGCTGACTATCGAAGGGGTTCTTTTGGCGACGACCGCATCGGGTCAGACGTCCTCTGCTCCCAAGATGAAAATCGGCGTGATTGGCGCAGGCCATATCGGCGGCACGATCGGTGGCCTCTGGGCCAGGGCCGGCCATGCCGTCTTCTTCTCATCACGCCATCCGGAGCAATTGCAGGACCTCGTTGCACGGCTTGGCCCTCTTGCACAGTCCGGCACTGTCGATCAGGCGATTGCGTTTGGCGACGTTGTCTTGATCGCCGTACCTTACGGCGCAGTGCCGCAGATCGGCAGAGATTACAGCAAATTGTTGGCGGGGAAGATCGTGCTCGACGCCAATAATGCTGTCGCCAGCCGCGACGGCGCCATTGCCGAGGAGGTCGAGCATAATGGCATCGGAGTTACCTCACAGAAATATCTGCCCGGCGCGCGGCTGGTGCGCGCCTTCAACACGCTGTCTTACATGATCTTCGAACGCGAAGCGAACCGCACTGCCCCGAGGCTCGCGGTCCCGATCGCGGGCGATGATCAGGAAGCCGTCGGGGTCGCGGCGCGACTGGTGCGTGATGCCGGGTTTGACCCGGTGGAGGTCGGCAAACTGGCCGACGCGAGCCGCTTCCAGCGCGGCGCGCCGGGATATGGCCAGAACGTGAGCGCCGCGGAGCTCAGGCATAAGCTGTCGCTGACACCATGA
- a CDS encoding aldo/keto reductase: MAIRTSRRITRQITRRDFAALAGGLLLSTKAAAQTEPPLLTRPIPGSGERIPAVGLGTAYVFDENNETTRSKADAVVQALIKNGGRLIDTASTYGDAESVLGEVTATAGLRDKLFIATKLESPDSKELRRSLARLKTPSVDLLQLHNVRSKQQSLQRFREWKKQGVCRYVGITSTFRRDYPAVEAVLEREKPDFVQIDYSLDNRGAEKLSCHWPPKSEPAC, translated from the coding sequence ATGGCAATCCGAACGAGTCGGCGAATAACTCGCCAAATCACCCGCCGCGACTTTGCCGCACTAGCCGGCGGACTCCTGCTGTCGACCAAAGCAGCTGCCCAAACCGAGCCACCGCTTCTCACCCGCCCGATTCCTGGCAGCGGCGAGCGCATTCCCGCAGTTGGTCTTGGGACCGCCTATGTTTTTGACGAGAATAATGAAACAACGCGGAGCAAGGCCGATGCAGTCGTACAGGCGCTGATCAAGAATGGCGGACGACTCATCGACACCGCCTCGACCTATGGCGATGCGGAAAGCGTGCTGGGCGAGGTTACCGCAACTGCCGGCTTGCGCGACAAACTCTTCATTGCCACTAAGCTCGAGTCGCCTGATTCCAAGGAACTCAGGCGATCATTGGCCCGACTGAAGACTCCAAGCGTCGATCTGCTGCAGCTCCACAATGTCAGGAGCAAGCAGCAATCTCTCCAACGCTTCCGGGAGTGGAAGAAACAAGGCGTGTGCCGTTATGTCGGCATCACTTCGACATTCCGCCGCGACTATCCCGCGGTCGAGGCCGTGCTTGAACGGGAGAAGCCTGATTTCGTGCAGATCGACTATTCCCTGGATAACCGCGGGGCTGAGAAACTATCCTGCCACTGGCCGCCGAAATCAGAGCCGGCGTGTTGA
- the tnpB gene encoding IS66 family insertion sequence element accessory protein TnpB (TnpB, as the term is used for proteins encoded by IS66 family insertion elements, is considered an accessory protein, since TnpC, encoded by a neighboring gene, is a DDE family transposase.) yields the protein MIPAGVQVYVASTPVDFRKGAIGLMALVRDGGIDPFSGALHVFRSKRADKIKIVWFDGTGVCLFAKTLGNGVLLAEDCADPGAAEPCAIARADRWAGLDEGASGGGEAPGIGGLTTCGELNQGG from the coding sequence ATGATCCCGGCAGGCGTTCAGGTTTACGTGGCCAGCACGCCGGTCGACTTCCGCAAGGGAGCGATCGGTTTGATGGCTTTGGTGCGCGATGGTGGCATCGATCCGTTCTCAGGGGCGCTCCACGTCTTCCGCTCGAAGCGAGCGGACAAAATTAAGATCGTGTGGTTTGATGGAACTGGGGTTTGCCTTTTTGCCAAGACGCTTGGAAACGGCGTTCTGCTGGCCGAAGATTGCGCCGACCCGGGTGCGGCTGAACCATGCGCAATTGCTCGCGCTGATCGATGGGCTGGACTGGACGAAGGTGCGTCCGGTGGCGGTGAAGCGCCCGGAATCGGTGGGCTGACGACCTGCGGCGAATTGAATCAGGGCGGCTGA
- a CDS encoding methyltransferase domain-containing protein, with amino-acid sequence MSGLTFTAEAARHLEKTYRTKDIVAQRRETIRHLNLSTGEKVLDIGCGPGFLCEEMSEIVGRHGAVVGIDISPDLVELCARREHPSWLSYEVGDATKLRQSDASFDVVVCTAGC; translated from the coding sequence ATGAGTGGACTAACATTCACGGCTGAAGCTGCGCGGCACCTCGAAAAGACATATCGTACCAAGGACATCGTTGCGCAGCGGCGCGAGACAATTCGACACCTCAATTTATCGACTGGTGAAAAAGTCCTCGATATCGGATGTGGCCCGGGTTTTCTGTGCGAAGAAATGAGCGAAATTGTTGGCCGCCACGGAGCTGTGGTCGGTATCGATATCTCGCCTGATCTCGTAGAACTTTGCGCTCGACGAGAGCATCCCTCATGGTTGTCATACGAGGTCGGTGATGCGACCAAACTCCGTCAATCTGATGCGTCTTTTGACGTTGTGGTGTGCACGGCAGGTTGCTGA
- a CDS encoding MFS transporter, translating into MPGTAQERGAALWSFAYFFTLLAGYYVLRPLRDQMGIAGGTKNLPWLFTATFVSLLVAQPLYGALVARLPRVRFIPIVYHFFVANLVLFWLLLFFDIENVTVARVFFVWVSVFNLFAVAVFWSFMADLFTSEQGKRLFGFIGAGGTAGALLGPVITIWLSGPLGPVNLLIAAAIFLELAVLCVHRIEQMADPPAAVDARAQRIGGSAFAGLSELMRSPYLLGVAGWVSLLSFGATIAYFAQANIVSTTFHNATAQTRLFAGIDLAVGLLSLATQVFATATFLKRFGTGIAAAALPAIYVVGFAALAMAPSLSVVVTLQVTQRWMNFAIANPARQLFFTVVGREEKYKAKNLIDVVIYRGSDALYGWVYESLQALGLKLGAIALCALPVAAGWLFLSTALGRTQEGLATRSDDQGAPEWQSERVGE; encoded by the coding sequence GTGCCCGGCACCGCGCAAGAACGGGGGGCAGCGCTGTGGTCATTCGCGTATTTCTTCACCCTGCTTGCCGGTTATTATGTGCTGCGTCCGCTGCGCGATCAGATGGGTATTGCCGGCGGGACCAAAAACCTGCCCTGGCTGTTCACGGCCACGTTTGTCAGCCTGCTCGTCGCACAGCCGCTCTACGGCGCGCTGGTAGCGAGGCTGCCGCGGGTCAGATTTATTCCCATCGTCTACCACTTCTTCGTCGCCAACCTGGTCCTGTTTTGGCTGTTGCTGTTTTTCGACATCGAAAACGTGACGGTGGCGCGCGTGTTTTTCGTTTGGGTCAGCGTCTTCAATTTGTTCGCGGTCGCGGTGTTCTGGTCGTTCATGGCCGATCTGTTTACGTCAGAGCAGGGCAAGCGGCTGTTCGGGTTCATCGGCGCCGGAGGAACGGCAGGCGCGCTTCTTGGTCCCGTCATCACAATCTGGCTCTCGGGGCCGCTCGGTCCGGTCAACCTGCTGATCGCGGCCGCTATTTTCCTCGAACTCGCTGTGCTCTGTGTGCATCGAATTGAACAAATGGCGGATCCGCCGGCGGCAGTCGATGCTCGAGCTCAGCGCATTGGCGGCAGCGCGTTCGCGGGATTGTCCGAATTGATGCGGTCGCCTTATCTACTCGGCGTGGCCGGCTGGGTCAGCCTGCTCTCGTTCGGCGCGACGATTGCCTATTTCGCGCAGGCCAACATCGTTTCGACGACGTTCCATAACGCGACAGCGCAAACGCGTCTGTTCGCAGGTATCGATCTCGCGGTGGGCCTGCTGAGCCTGGCGACACAGGTATTTGCCACCGCCACGTTCCTCAAGCGCTTCGGCACCGGAATCGCCGCCGCAGCTTTGCCCGCTATCTATGTCGTGGGATTCGCAGCGCTGGCGATGGCGCCGAGCCTGTCCGTGGTGGTGACACTCCAGGTCACACAACGCTGGATGAACTTCGCAATCGCCAATCCGGCACGCCAATTGTTCTTCACCGTGGTTGGGCGCGAGGAAAAATATAAGGCCAAAAACCTGATCGATGTGGTGATCTATCGCGGCTCGGACGCGTTGTACGGCTGGGTCTACGAAAGCCTGCAGGCGTTGGGGCTGAAGCTTGGCGCCATTGCGCTGTGTGCGCTGCCGGTCGCGGCGGGATGGCTCTTCCTCTCAACCGCACTGGGACGAACGCAGGAGGGCCTTGCAACAAGAAGTGATGATCAAGGAGCGCCGGAATGGCAATCCGAACGAGTCGGCGAATAA
- a CDS encoding IS256 family transposase, which yields MTRDITPAGWPATGAVDEAFAEVRASFDRFCLAAGIEALGTMMEADVTAACGPRHGRDAARRAHRWGRTRGRIGFHGGKIEVERPRVRGVDGREVTIPSWETAAEEDWLGRWAMNLMLINVSTRRFGRAVRLPEGDVPAPPGSGVSKSAASRRFVALSAARLADFMAADLSALDLLVVQIDGLHLGDDLVLVAAIGVDGEGNKHPLALVEGATENAATVQALLDNLVSRGLDPTVPRLFIADGAKALSKAIRRTFGSAAAIQRCQIHKARNIMERLPKEHHAATRRVLRQAWELDDADKAEKLIRNLARRLDQQWPGVAASILEGLDEILTVVRLKLPKELRRSLACTNIAENMMGTIRRVTRNIKRWRDAGMALRWVAAGMIEANKGFRRLKAHKQLSVLRAALQARHNRMTINPVAHVTRAA from the coding sequence ATGACGAGAGATATCACACCGGCTGGTTGGCCGGCGACCGGGGCTGTGGACGAAGCGTTTGCAGAAGTGCGGGCGAGCTTCGATCGGTTCTGCCTTGCGGCAGGGATCGAGGCGCTCGGCACGATGATGGAGGCGGATGTCACGGCGGCCTGCGGGCCGCGCCACGGTCGCGACGCGGCGCGGCGGGCGCACCGTTGGGGCCGAACGCGGGGACGGATCGGCTTCCACGGCGGCAAGATCGAGGTCGAGCGCCCGCGGGTCCGGGGCGTGGACGGCCGCGAGGTCACGATCCCGAGCTGGGAAACGGCGGCGGAGGAGGACTGGCTCGGTCGCTGGGCGATGAACCTGATGCTGATCAATGTGTCGACGCGCCGGTTCGGCCGCGCTGTCCGGCTGCCCGAGGGTGACGTGCCGGCACCGCCCGGATCGGGGGTTTCGAAGTCGGCGGCCTCGCGGAGGTTCGTAGCGCTGTCGGCGGCGCGGCTGGCCGACTTCATGGCTGCCGATCTGTCCGCGCTCGACCTTCTGGTGGTCCAAATCGACGGGCTGCATCTCGGCGACGATCTCGTGCTGGTGGCCGCGATCGGAGTTGACGGCGAAGGCAACAAGCATCCGCTGGCGCTGGTGGAAGGGGCGACCGAGAACGCCGCAACGGTTCAGGCCCTGCTGGACAACCTGGTCTCACGCGGGCTCGACCCGACGGTGCCAAGACTGTTCATCGCCGACGGCGCGAAGGCGTTGTCGAAGGCGATCCGCCGCACCTTCGGTTCGGCCGCTGCGATCCAGCGCTGCCAGATCCACAAGGCGCGCAACATCATGGAACGCCTGCCGAAAGAGCATCATGCGGCCACCCGTCGGGTGCTGCGCCAGGCCTGGGAGCTCGATGACGCCGACAAGGCTGAAAAATTGATCCGCAATCTCGCGCGTCGACTCGACCAGCAATGGCCCGGCGTAGCGGCCAGCATCCTCGAAGGCCTCGACGAAATCCTGACTGTCGTCCGGTTGAAGCTGCCGAAGGAGCTTCGTCGATCGCTCGCTTGTACCAACATCGCCGAGAACATGATGGGCACCATTCGCCGCGTCACGCGCAACATCAAGCGCTGGCGGGATGCCGGCATGGCCTTGCGATGGGTCGCGGCCGGCATGATCGAGGCCAACAAGGGCTTCCGACGATTGAAGGCGCATAAGCAATTGTCGGTTTTGCGTGCGGCCCTTCAAGCTCGCCACAATCGCATGACGATCAACCCCGTTGCCCACGTCACGAGGGCCGCGTAA
- a CDS encoding bifunctional diguanylate cyclase/phosphodiesterase translates to MSFGRSSFELFVSAFKSIEMIVYHGLLHVRHIGGGTYVEGALSHTHFLGSKLLKIAPREIIDALVIFSISVISYHLAMMDWGGFSILGAQQEQPLFLYFVGIALVVFSIRRIIDQRNERVRRVAAEQHAHDVSMRDPLTQLPNRAKFEVEASARLRRPNSRMTVLLLGLSQFKRLHDVYGHLGCDAALLQVARRLQDRIDCESLFARIGDDEFALSLSHVDPEVASKIASSLVEDVKEPVQIGIEHLSLGANVGIAQAGRGQVTVDELLRCAHVALSRARNNRAEYCFFDPMMDAHVRERSLLELDLVAAIGKHEIQPYYQPIVDLKSRQIVGFEALARWQHPVTGFIPPDKFIPVAEELGQMELLSRRLLGDACRDALTWPDEITLSFNFSPSQLSDRRFADEVLSILSDTGLPAHRLEAEITENAIVTDIDATRHAIETLRNSGVRIAIDDFGTGYSSLSHLYELRFDKLKIDRRFVQELGMTSESDIFMRAIIGLCGGLNLCTTAEGIETEAQALAATRHGVHQAQGFLFSKAICSRSVMQLLSTSSRSQRVA, encoded by the coding sequence GTGAGCTTTGGTCGGTCCTCATTCGAACTTTTCGTAAGTGCGTTTAAATCTATTGAAATGATTGTTTATCACGGTTTGCTCCATGTGCGTCATATTGGCGGCGGTACTTATGTGGAGGGTGCCTTGAGTCACACGCATTTTCTTGGTTCCAAGCTATTGAAAATCGCGCCGCGCGAAATCATCGACGCTTTGGTGATTTTTTCCATATCCGTCATTTCGTACCACTTGGCCATGATGGACTGGGGCGGGTTCTCAATCCTCGGCGCGCAGCAGGAGCAGCCGCTATTCTTGTACTTTGTCGGGATTGCGTTGGTCGTATTCAGCATCCGTCGCATCATAGACCAAAGGAACGAACGGGTCCGACGCGTCGCAGCTGAGCAGCACGCCCATGACGTTTCGATGCGTGACCCGTTGACCCAGTTGCCAAACCGGGCGAAATTTGAAGTCGAAGCGAGTGCCCGGTTGAGGCGCCCCAACAGCAGAATGACGGTATTGTTATTGGGCCTTAGTCAATTCAAGAGGCTTCATGACGTGTATGGCCATCTTGGATGCGACGCTGCGCTCTTGCAGGTGGCTAGGCGGTTGCAAGACCGGATTGACTGCGAGAGTTTATTTGCGCGAATTGGCGATGACGAATTTGCTCTATCCTTGTCACACGTAGATCCAGAAGTCGCCAGCAAAATAGCATCGTCACTCGTTGAGGATGTGAAGGAGCCCGTTCAAATCGGGATCGAGCATCTCAGCCTTGGCGCAAATGTCGGCATAGCTCAAGCTGGCCGAGGTCAAGTCACTGTCGACGAGCTTCTCAGATGTGCGCATGTTGCACTATCTCGCGCGAGAAATAATCGAGCTGAATATTGCTTCTTTGATCCAATGATGGACGCACACGTTCGCGAACGATCTCTCCTGGAATTGGACTTGGTGGCAGCAATCGGAAAACATGAAATTCAACCGTATTACCAGCCGATCGTTGATTTGAAATCAAGACAGATTGTCGGCTTTGAGGCCTTGGCAAGGTGGCAGCATCCGGTGACTGGCTTCATACCGCCGGATAAATTCATTCCGGTTGCCGAGGAACTGGGTCAGATGGAGTTGTTGTCGAGACGGCTTTTGGGCGATGCCTGCCGCGACGCCTTGACTTGGCCCGACGAGATTACCCTGTCGTTCAATTTTTCGCCGTCTCAGCTCAGCGACAGGCGTTTTGCGGATGAGGTGCTGTCAATTTTGAGCGACACTGGCCTGCCAGCGCATCGCCTCGAAGCGGAAATTACTGAGAACGCGATAGTGACAGACATCGATGCTACGCGGCACGCGATAGAGACTTTGCGCAACTCGGGCGTCCGTATAGCTATCGATGATTTCGGTACCGGATACTCGAGCCTCTCTCATCTGTATGAATTGCGGTTTGACAAACTCAAGATCGATAGACGATTTGTTCAAGAGCTTGGCATGACCAGCGAGAGCGATATCTTCATGCGAGCAATCATCGGCCTCTGCGGAGGCCTTAATTTGTGCACTACGGCAGAGGGAATCGAAACGGAAGCTCAGGCGTTGGCGGCAACGAGACACGGTGTGCATCAGGCGCAAGGCTTTCTATTCAGCAAAGCGATTTGCTCCAGATCGGTAATGCAGTTGCTCTCCACTTCCAGCCGATCGCAGCGTGTGGCGTAG
- a CDS encoding transposase — protein MSEHTSDTKNFEVIRAIPERLAVSPGRSYRTWSREAKERNVKETFALGANVSVIARSHGLDPSQLFAWRRKALASGLVAPVSGARGQAVKFARFDAVTSDLVEIAIGDVVVRVGSDVEPERLAAVIRAVRQA, from the coding sequence GTGAGCGAACATACCTCTGACACCAAGAATTTCGAAGTTATCAGGGCCATACCCGAGCGGCTTGCGGTCAGTCCGGGGCGGAGCTATCGCACCTGGTCGCGGGAGGCGAAGGAACGGAACGTCAAGGAAACGTTTGCGCTTGGGGCGAACGTGTCGGTGATCGCGCGATCTCACGGGCTCGATCCATCGCAGTTGTTTGCGTGGCGACGCAAGGCGCTGGCCTCGGGACTGGTCGCACCGGTTTCTGGGGCGCGAGGCCAGGCAGTCAAGTTCGCGCGGTTTGATGCGGTGACGAGCGACCTGGTGGAGATCGCGATAGGCGATGTTGTGGTCCGTGTCGGCAGCGATGTAGAGCCTGAGCGACTTGCTGCCGTAATCCGGGCGGTTCGGCAGGCATGA
- the soxC gene encoding sulfite dehydrogenase: MPKGIRYPSGDAVAGNGLIGRRALLGQGVAIAGALSTGVGASLTSAAAEPLKDDPWSLEPGSSIKPYELPSRFEKNVARTLNNPDGLPFIQTARTPHHMLNGMITPNGLHFVIAYGGPPDIDPDKHRLVVHGLVKRPLMFTLEALARYPMVSRISFLECGGNSAPLFSPQPLQGNVQALHGLASCAEWTGVKLSTLLEETGIDPKAKWFIAEGADAPHLTRSVPVAKALDDAMIALYQNGERLTPSNGYPVRLLLPGYEGNMNVKYLRRIKLVEEPAMGFWETKTYTQLLPNGEAYQFYFLQEVKSFITQPSPGMTLKQPGLYQISGVAYSGTGRIARVLVSADGGQSWAEAALQEPVLAKAFTRFRMAWHWNGGPAILQSRAWDEAGNFQPTRAEFVARRGELKNVPPIGAYPNQHFNAVTSWAVDAKGQISHAYT; the protein is encoded by the coding sequence ATGCCCAAGGGAATTCGTTATCCTTCGGGGGACGCTGTAGCTGGAAACGGTCTGATTGGCCGGCGTGCATTGCTCGGGCAGGGCGTCGCTATAGCAGGCGCGCTCAGCACGGGCGTCGGGGCCTCGCTGACAAGCGCCGCGGCCGAGCCACTCAAGGATGATCCATGGAGCCTTGAGCCCGGTTCGAGCATCAAACCCTATGAGCTGCCGTCTCGGTTTGAGAAGAACGTCGCGCGAACGCTGAACAACCCCGACGGCCTGCCATTCATTCAAACTGCGCGTACCCCGCATCACATGCTCAACGGAATGATCACGCCGAATGGCCTGCATTTCGTGATCGCCTATGGCGGCCCGCCCGACATCGATCCGGACAAGCACCGCCTCGTAGTTCATGGCCTCGTCAAACGCCCTTTGATGTTCACGCTTGAGGCACTCGCGCGCTACCCGATGGTGTCGCGTATCAGCTTCCTGGAGTGCGGTGGCAACAGCGCACCGCTGTTTTCCCCCCAGCCGCTGCAGGGCAACGTTCAGGCACTGCACGGCCTCGCGTCTTGTGCGGAATGGACGGGTGTGAAGCTCTCCACCCTGCTCGAAGAAACCGGCATCGATCCGAAGGCGAAATGGTTCATCGCCGAAGGCGCGGACGCGCCTCACCTGACACGCAGCGTGCCCGTGGCGAAGGCTTTGGACGACGCCATGATCGCCCTCTATCAAAATGGCGAGCGCCTCACGCCGAGTAACGGGTATCCGGTGCGCCTGCTGCTGCCCGGCTACGAGGGTAACATGAACGTCAAGTATCTGCGGCGCATCAAGCTCGTGGAGGAACCAGCCATGGGCTTCTGGGAGACCAAGACCTACACGCAGCTTCTCCCGAACGGCGAGGCATACCAGTTTTATTTCCTGCAAGAAGTCAAATCGTTCATCACGCAGCCGTCTCCCGGAATGACCCTAAAGCAGCCCGGCCTTTATCAGATTTCCGGTGTCGCATATTCCGGCACCGGCCGTATCGCCCGAGTTTTGGTTTCGGCCGATGGCGGGCAGAGTTGGGCCGAAGCGGCGCTGCAGGAGCCGGTATTAGCGAAGGCTTTCACCCGTTTTCGCATGGCCTGGCACTGGAACGGTGGCCCCGCAATACTTCAAAGCCGGGCCTGGGATGAGGCCGGGAACTTCCAACCCACACGCGCCGAGTTCGTAGCCAGACGCGGCGAGTTGAAGAATGTCCCACCGATCGGGGCGTATCCCAACCAGCACTTCAACGCGGTGACTAGTTGGGCGGTCGACGCCAAAGGGCAGATCAGCCATGCCTATACATAG
- a CDS encoding caspase family protein, with product MKIRSFLLALIFTLLALVLMTAADNCLADTRVALVIGNGAYRNVPRLTNPANDAADVATALKSLGFETIVATDLDRAGMDEAAIRFSRAARDADIALLYYSGHALQFSGVNYLAPIDTRLTDVADLRRLVRLDDIVADLQQAKNLRILVLDACRDNPFANELRRSLGTSRAVPLQRGLAKLDNAQGMIVAYATQAGQTAEDGDGRNSPYTTAFLENIKAREEIGTIFRRISSDVYETTKHSQLPELSLSIIGEFYLHGKVEISPTAQPSVLARTLLGTPFNPDEVPFLCDQCRAQITAGFVGKPLHSALVLSFDGGSYWSTGRHTALEARAGALAQCLNVNRLGCFVYAIDGRITWDEPPPPLPIEPWISANASAGRPLNIQDIGAIHTSDRDRAARLYQQYHGKALAVGPDWQWTMTGRADADNEAARVVLQRCGYITTLRVAWSQLAIPSSSTVPSWSPCLVRCPQGRCRRT from the coding sequence ATGAAGATCCGGTCGTTCCTTTTGGCTCTGATCTTTACACTGCTTGCGCTCGTGCTTATGACGGCTGCGGACAATTGCCTTGCCGATACGAGGGTCGCGTTGGTGATTGGCAACGGGGCCTATCGCAATGTCCCGCGGCTGACCAATCCGGCGAACGACGCCGCCGATGTTGCCACCGCGCTCAAATCCCTCGGGTTTGAGACGATCGTGGCAACCGATCTCGATCGGGCCGGAATGGACGAGGCCGCGATCCGCTTCTCTCGCGCGGCTCGAGACGCCGACATTGCGCTGCTATACTACAGCGGCCACGCGCTTCAGTTCAGTGGGGTCAACTACCTGGCGCCGATCGACACGCGACTGACTGATGTGGCGGACCTGCGACGCCTGGTACGCCTCGACGATATCGTTGCCGACCTACAACAGGCCAAGAACTTGCGCATTCTCGTGCTCGATGCCTGCCGCGACAACCCGTTTGCCAACGAGTTGCGGCGTTCGCTCGGCACCAGCCGGGCCGTCCCGCTCCAGCGGGGATTGGCCAAGCTGGACAATGCGCAAGGCATGATCGTTGCCTATGCCACCCAGGCCGGACAAACCGCGGAGGATGGCGATGGTCGCAACAGTCCGTACACCACGGCCTTTCTCGAAAACATCAAGGCACGGGAGGAGATAGGAACGATCTTCCGCAGGATCAGCTCCGATGTCTACGAAACGACCAAGCACAGCCAATTGCCCGAGCTTTCCCTGTCGATCATCGGTGAATTCTATTTGCATGGGAAGGTGGAGATTTCTCCCACAGCTCAGCCCTCCGTGCTGGCGAGAACCTTGCTGGGCACGCCGTTCAATCCCGACGAAGTGCCCTTTTTGTGCGATCAGTGCCGTGCGCAGATCACAGCCGGCTTCGTCGGCAAGCCCTTGCATTCCGCCCTGGTGCTGTCGTTTGACGGCGGGTCCTATTGGTCGACAGGACGGCATACCGCCCTGGAGGCGCGCGCCGGCGCCCTGGCTCAATGCTTGAACGTCAATCGGTTGGGCTGCTTCGTCTACGCCATCGATGGCCGCATCACTTGGGATGAACCGCCGCCGCCCCTCCCGATCGAACCCTGGATTTCAGCGAACGCCAGTGCAGGCCGGCCATTGAACATTCAGGACATAGGCGCGATTCATACGAGCGACCGCGACAGAGCGGCGCGACTGTATCAGCAATATCACGGCAAGGCTCTCGCAGTCGGACCGGACTGGCAATGGACAATGACTGGCCGAGCCGACGCCGACAACGAGGCCGCACGTGTGGTCCTGCAGCGATGCGGCTACATCACCACTCTCCGTGTCGCGTGGTCGCAATTGGCGATTCCTTCGTCGTCGACCGTACCCTCTTGGAGTCCGTGCCTCGTTCGCTGCCCGCAAGGCCGCTGTCGCAGAACGTGA
- a CDS encoding ABC transporter substrate-binding protein gives MKRRDFIRLVGTAAAWPLAARAQQMGPSPKIAKIGVLWHAGSADEEKVYLDVLTKAFSDLGYIEGKNVAFLHRFPAEQADRFRALARDLVDNKVDVIIATTQMGAIEVKQATSTIPTVFVIVPDPVGAGLVESLAHPGGNMTWLSIMFGGVPGKRLGLMKEAVPNLNRVALLIDPNDPISTSAITPYSNAANALGLVLRPVEVRAPDAIEQAFSAIAQDGFDAAFVTGSMLSNERARVGVSALASGMPTMSVIAEMVPYGMLMSYGQNVPDYLRKAVGYVDKILKGAKPADLPVEQPTRLKLVINLKAAKALGLTVPTSLIIAADEVIE, from the coding sequence ATGAAGCGGCGGGACTTCATTCGGCTTGTTGGAACGGCCGCGGCTTGGCCGCTTGCAGCGCGCGCCCAGCAGATGGGGCCAAGCCCTAAAATTGCGAAGATCGGTGTGCTCTGGCATGCGGGCAGCGCAGACGAAGAGAAAGTATATCTCGATGTGCTGACCAAGGCATTCAGCGATCTTGGTTACATCGAAGGCAAGAACGTTGCGTTCCTCCATCGCTTTCCCGCCGAACAGGCGGACCGATTTCGCGCCCTCGCGCGGGATCTGGTCGACAACAAGGTCGATGTCATCATCGCCACGACCCAAATGGGTGCGATAGAGGTCAAGCAAGCCACGAGCACAATCCCAACAGTTTTTGTCATCGTGCCGGACCCAGTCGGTGCCGGTCTCGTTGAGAGTCTGGCGCACCCGGGCGGCAACATGACCTGGCTCTCGATCATGTTTGGCGGCGTTCCCGGCAAACGTTTGGGTCTCATGAAGGAAGCGGTCCCAAACCTCAACCGTGTCGCACTGCTCATTGACCCGAATGATCCGATTTCTACAAGCGCCATCACACCTTATTCGAATGCGGCGAACGCTCTAGGCCTTGTGCTACGTCCAGTCGAGGTGAGGGCACCGGACGCGATCGAGCAGGCATTTTCCGCAATTGCACAGGACGGTTTCGACGCCGCGTTCGTAACCGGATCGATGCTGTCCAACGAACGGGCGCGTGTCGGTGTGTCGGCATTGGCGAGCGGGATGCCGACGATGTCAGTCATCGCCGAAATGGTGCCATACGGAATGTTGATGTCGTATGGGCAAAACGTTCCCGATTACCTTCGAAAAGCGGTTGGTTATGTCGATAAGATCTTGAAGGGCGCGAAGCCCGCCGATCTGCCCGTCGAACAGCCCACGCGCCTCAAGCTAGTGATCAATCTCAAAGCAGCGAAAGCACTCGGCCTTACTGTTCCAACTTCGCTGATCATCGCAGCCGACGAGGTGATCGAATAG